The Actinosynnema mirum DSM 43827 genomic interval GGACGAGCCCGACGACCCCCTCCCACCGGAGCCGGTGGACGAGGAGGAGATGTTCGCCGAGGCGGCCAGGCCGGGTGAGCCGGGGGAGGAGCGCCTCGACCCCGAGGCGGTCGTGCTGAAGCTGCTCGCCGACGAGCTCGGCGCGCGCCCCTTGAAGAGCTGATCCACGACTACGCTGGACGTCAGGCGCAACCGACGAGAGGAACCGCGGTGCAACCCGGTCAGCCCAACATGCAGCAGATCCTCCAGCAGGCGCAGATGATGCAGCAGCAGCTCGCCACCGCGCAGCAGGAGCTCACCGAGGCCGAGGTCACCGGCACCGCGGGCGGGGGCCTGGTCCGGGCCGTCGTCACCGGTGGCGGCGAGCTCAAGAGCCTCGCGATCGACCCCAGGGCGGTCGACCCCGAGGACGTGGAGACCCTGTCCGACCTGGTCGTCGCCGCCGTGCGCGACGCCAACCGCGCGGCGCAGGAGCTGGCCGCGCAGAAGATGGGCCCCCTGGCCAGCGGCATGGGCGGGCTGGACGGCCTCGGCGGCCTCGGCAAGCTGTTCGGCTGATGTACGAGGGCCCGGTCCAGGACCTGATCGACGAGCTCGGCCGACTGCCGGGCGTGGGTCCCAAGAGCGCGCAGCGCATCGCCTTCCACCTGCTGGCCGCGGAGCCCGCGGACATCGGCAGGCTGCAGGACGCCCTCCAGAAGGTGAAGGAGGGCGTGGTCTTCTGCGAGGTGTGCGGCAACGTCTCGGCCGAGACGACCTGCCGCATCTGCCGCGACCCGAGGCGCGACCTCACGCTCATCTGCGTGGTGGAGGAGCCGAAGGACGTCCTCGCGGTCGAGCGGACCCGCGAGTTCAAGGGCCGCTACCACGTGCTGGGCGGCGCGCTCGACCCGCTGTCCGGGATCGGGCCGGACCAGCTGCGGATCAGGCAGCTGCTCACCAGGATCGGGACCGACGTCAGCG includes:
- a CDS encoding YbaB/EbfC family nucleoid-associated protein, with the translated sequence MQPGQPNMQQILQQAQMMQQQLATAQQELTEAEVTGTAGGGLVRAVVTGGGELKSLAIDPRAVDPEDVETLSDLVVAAVRDANRAAQELAAQKMGPLASGMGGLDGLGGLGKLFG
- the recR gene encoding recombination mediator RecR; this encodes MYEGPVQDLIDELGRLPGVGPKSAQRIAFHLLAAEPADIGRLQDALQKVKEGVVFCEVCGNVSAETTCRICRDPRRDLTLICVVEEPKDVLAVERTREFKGRYHVLGGALDPLSGIGPDQLRIRQLLTRIGTDVSEIIIATDPNTEGEATATYLVRMLRDFPGLSVTRLASGLPMGGDLEFADELTLGRALSGRRSL